One genomic segment of Sminthopsis crassicaudata isolate SCR6 chromosome 4, ASM4859323v1, whole genome shotgun sequence includes these proteins:
- the LORICRIN gene encoding loricrin — protein sequence MSYQKTQPTPQPPVGCVKVSGGGGGGGSGGGGSGCGGGSSGGGGGGGYCYPSGGSSGGGGSGCGGGSSGGGGGGYCYPSGGGGGGGGSSGCYSSCGGSSGGGGGSSGCGGGSGGGGGGSYYPSQQKYSGSSSGGGGSGGSGCGGGYSRGGGGGSSCGGGGGGSSSGCGGGYSGGGSSCGGGSGGGSSGGSSCGGGSGGGSGGGYYCGGGGGSGGGSSGGSSGGGYSSQQCVQAPSQQSSGGGSYGGSSGCGGGGYGGGGSSSGCGGGSGGGSGGGGCGYPSGGSSGCGGGSSGGSGGGGCGYPSGGSSGCGGGSGGGSGGGGCGYPSGGGGGSSGCGGGSSGGSGGGSSGGGKGVPVAHQTQQKQAPCWPSSK from the coding sequence ATGTCTTACCAGAAGACCCAGCCCACACCCCAGCCCCCAGTAGGATGTGTCAAGGTctccggcggcggcggcggcggcggctcagGGGGCGGCGGATCCGGTTGCGGTGGGGGTAGcagcggtggcggcggcggcggcggctacTGCTATCCCAGCGGTGGTAGTTCAGGGGGCGGCGGATCCGGCTGCGGTGGCGGGAGcagcggcggtggcggcggcggctaCTGCTATCCcagcggcggtggcggcggcggcggcggcagcagcggcTGCTACTCCAGCTGCGGTGGTtccagcggcggcggcggcggctcctcCGGCTGCGGTGGCGGCTccggcggtggcggcggcggctcCTACTATCCCAGCCAACAGAAATACAGCGgaagcagcagcggcggcggcggctccggGGGCTCCGGCTGCGGTGGAGGCTACTCCAGAGGCGGCGGAGGCGGCTCTAGCTGcggcggaggcggcggcggctCCTCCTCCGGCTGCGGAGGCGGCTACTCCGGTGGAGGCTCCAGCTGCGGAGGCGGTTCCGGGGGCGGTTCTAGCGGCGGCTCCAGCTGCGGAGGCGGCTCCGGCGGCGGCTCCGGCGGTGGCTACTactgcggcggcggcggcggctccggCGGCGGCTCCAGCGGCGGCTCCAGCGGCGGCGGCTACTCTTCTCAGCAGTGCGTCCAAGCTCCATCCCAGCAGAGCAGCGGAGGGGGCTCGTACGGGGGCTCCTCCGGCTGCGGGGGCGGCGGCTACGGTGGCGGCGGCTCCTCCTCCGGCTGCGGCGGCGGCTCCGGCGGTGGCTCCGGCGGTGGTGGCTGCGGCTACCCCAGCGGCGGCTCCTCTGGCTGCGGCGGCGGCTCCAGCGGTGGCTCCGGCGGTGGTGGCTGCGGCTACCCCAGCGGCGGCTCCTCTGGCTGCGGCGGTGGCTCCGGCGGTGGCTCCGGCGGTGGTGGCTGCGGCTACcccagcggcggcggcggcggctcctcTGGATGCGGGGGTGGCTCCTCCGGGGGCAGCGGCGGCGGCTCCTCCGGGGGTGGCAAGGGGGTGCCCGTGGCCCACCAGACCCAGCAGAAGCAGGCACCTTGCTGGCCATCCAGCAAGTAA